A stretch of DNA from Melospiza melodia melodia isolate bMelMel2 chromosome Z, bMelMel2.pri, whole genome shotgun sequence:
CTCCCCCGGTTTAGAAGGAGGTGGAGCGGGGAGCGGCCCGGCGCTCAGGGGCCGCGGCGCTCGATGCCCGAGGGTACAAGGCAGCGCTGAGGGCTGCTCTGCCGTGCCCGAAAGCACAAAGGAGCGCTGAGGGGTGCTCTGCCGTGCCCGAGGGCACAAGGTAGCGCTCTGCCGTGCTGCGCTCACCGCAGGGTGTGCACCTGGCGTGAGGGGCTCAACGCGGCTGCCCGGCTGTGTCAGTGCTTTGCATAAGGCTTCAAAGAAAATGTTCAGCCATAATTTCCTTTCCAGTTCTCCTGCTgcctcttgtttgtttgtttttcaggacGAGAGGACACAGTGTTAAACCGGgtgaggggaggtttaggttgtgCGTTAGGAGGGCTTCCTTTGCAGGAAGGGTGATCAGACACTggcatgggctgcccagggacgtAGTGGAGTCACCGTCCTGGAAAGTATTTAAGGAACGTGGACGTGGCGCTTGATGGTGTTCGGTTTTACGCTGATTCTATGATCTCAGACGTCTTTTCCAGCACAGTTGGTTCTCTTAGGATGGCTATTGCCCTTTTCACTTCATGCTTAATGTGCAATTGCGAGGCTTACCTCCTTGATTCAGGGATCACAGAGTGAAAATACAATTGTGTAGGTCACTTGCATGCCTCCAAAATTAATGTAGATATCAAGAGAGCCCTGTGAAGAATTTGATCATTTCTGAATCATAAATGCTGCTGGTTATGTACATATAATGGAGAGCTGTTAGAATCTCACCTCTGCAAGCATTCTAGATCACTGAGACTGCCCAGGTGGATAAAGTAGTGCAGGTATGAGTGATTTCAGAGACCATCTTCTCGTTTTAAAACTCTCCTGGACAAAGTTTTTAATGATGTCTCCATGTGCTGGTAAAATCTGTTAATCATAAATCAAAGCCCAACAAGCTCTTTTCATGTACATATACACACATGCAATAAGGGCAAAAAACATGAGAACGTGAAAGATCAGCAGCTCTCAAATGTGTTTTGGTAGTAATTAATTCAAAGTAAAAAGCTTTATGGTGGatcattttgcttttataagAAACCAGTGCCATCCTTAGTTTTGTATTGAATTTAATCCAGGTTGTAGTTTTTGTAGAAGTGGGGAAGATATGGGGATTTATTTGCATTGTGACTGTATTAAATAAAATCTTGACAGTGGCAATCCTAGattttgttattttaatatcATCTGTGTTACTGCTCTCCATTCGGGATTGTGAAATGATTGCAAAATTTTTGTGGGTGCACGAGGAAAGGGGGAGAAGGATAGGAAATAGGAGAGCAACACTGTGCATGTTTTACGTATGCTTCATAATAGTGTAGTTCTCCCTTCACCATGCTTCTGAATTTAATATCATCTTTGTATGGAAATATAAAGACTTTGACAACTTAATAAGTTGCTTATTAAGCAAAAGTCTAATAAATTAAGAAATTATCAGTTTCTTAAGAATTAAAGCTTAGTTGCGTGTAATGCTTGGAAGCTTTGAGGCTAAAAATGTGTAGTTCTGATACAAAATGAAAGCAGGCACCTTTAATTTGCCTAGAACACTTCCCTTTTAACTTTTCACCTTAAAAATTACTGTATCAGTTGGCACTATTTTGGGAAGGGTTTCTGTAACATATATGTTTTCTAGTTACTTTATGTGCCTCTGCTAAAAGTGCTGATATAGAGGagtaaaacactttaaaaaattgTCTGCTAAATTTGAGAAAATAGGCAGAAGTAATTGTGTGTCTTTTAGCATGCATCACGACAATATGACAGAATAGCGATGGATGGCAAGTATGAGGGATGGTGACAGTAAAATAGTTCTCTTGGAAAAGGACTGTTTTGAGTAAGCAGTGAGCATGTGGATAATGTTTAGTGTACTGAAGTTACACTGGTAATGATGGAATACAGCCACTAATGTTCAGGCTAGATAAAATGGAATGTTCTGATATATATCTCATGTATTTTTACTACCTATTTCTTGAAAAATATCCTAGCAATGTTTGTCTTAATATGGTAGTATCTCATTGTTTTATAATACTTCTGCTTTAGGTCCTGTTTTCCACTGATCTATGCATCAAGGGGCAAGGAAATTCTTGTAAATAAGATGTTTCAGTCTAGATACAAGAATCAAAGAGACTGTTTTCCTAAGAATCACTGGATTCCTTCTGTTCAAGCATGGAAGTGGTCTTGCACTATCGACCACATCAGAGAGATCTAACAAAACTGCAGAAatttgcagaagcagcagtgaagGAGTTTCCCATTCGCCAGTTACCAAGATTTGCACCCTGGTTTCCAAATGATTTACACAGACTTCCCCTCAAACCAATAAGGCAGGCACCTGTTATTTCTTGTGAGGAAGTGGAAGAATTGAAACAGCTTTCTACACCTTCAGAATATGTTACAGGATCTCCTGATTATGACTGCACAAAAAGTCTCCTTGAGTTTCACTCTAGCATGAAACATGGTCCGACTTCAATCAGAGCACAGGCTGTTCACAGAGCAATTAACTTGGACTGTCAAGGAGAACCACCACCTAATGGAAAACAGAAATTGAAAAGGTCTTGGAGTGTCTCTCTCCCTAGAGCTAAACTCAGAGAGAAGATTCATCCTTTATCTCAAGAACTGCAGAATAGTTTGGAAAGACTAAAGCTGCATGCATTTTGTAGAGCCAAGTGGACAATTGAACAGTCTCTTTGTAAAAACCAGAATTTGGAGGACATATGGGTAAAATTGAATAGACTCATTAAACAGAATGAATTGCCATCTTGCAATGCTACTATCCAAAGATCTGTGGGACAGATATGGATTTTCTGTGATATATTATACTGTGAATATGTTAGAAATATTctcagggaaaagctgagccttaCAGATAAAATGAATTTACTTGTACATAAATATGGAATTATATTTAGTTTATAACTTCAGATGTAATTTAATAATAACATTACTGTCAGAAATACTAAAGTTTTAAAACACTTTAGAATGTATAGACATTAGAATAACTGATAAATTAACAGTAAGAATACTTATGTTACTTTGCTATGGTTTTCTAACTATAATGATGTATTTCTTTAACTT
This window harbors:
- the SHLD3 gene encoding shieldin complex subunit 3, with product MEVVLHYRPHQRDLTKLQKFAEAAVKEFPIRQLPRFAPWFPNDLHRLPLKPIRQAPVISCEEVEELKQLSTPSEYVTGSPDYDCTKSLLEFHSSMKHGPTSIRAQAVHRAINLDCQGEPPPNGKQKLKRSWSVSLPRAKLREKIHPLSQELQNSLERLKLHAFCRAKWTIEQSLCKNQNLEDIWVKLNRLIKQNELPSCNATIQRSVGQIWIFCDILYCEYVRNILREKLSLTDKMNLLVHKYGIIFSL